The following coding sequences are from one Sciurus carolinensis chromosome 11, mSciCar1.2, whole genome shotgun sequence window:
- the LOC124959085 gene encoding olfactory receptor 5B21-like, whose product MTSEELALASSNHTLVTKFILLGFSNYQDLQELLFVAFLLIYVMTLVGNLGMMALIFTDCRLHSPMYFFLSVLSFIDICYSSVVTPKLLVNLLASDKSISFEGCVVQLAFFVLFVTTESFLLASMAYDRFMAICQPLHYSSLMTKGSCIQLVAASYAFGGINSTIQTGNVFALPFCGSNQVPHYFCDIPPLLHLVCANTTTAEMVLYVFSALNTFLPATVILTSYSLVWVAIGRMRSAAGRKKALSTCASHFLAIAIFYGTVIFTYVQPHGSSSDSNGQVVSVFYTIIIPMLNPFIYSLRNKEVKDALQRKLHVNNSPC is encoded by the coding sequence ATGACATCTGAGGAACTCGCCCTTGCTAGCAGCAACCACACCCTGGTAACCAAGTTCATCTTGCTGGGATTCTCCAATTACCAGGACCTCCAGGAGCTTCTCTTTGTTGCCTTCCTGCTCATCTATGTCATGACACTTGTGGGAAACCTGGGAATGATGGCACTTATCTTCACTGATTGCCGTCTCCATAgtcccatgtatttcttcctcagtGTCCTTTCTTTCATTGATATTTGTTATTCTTCTGTGGTCACACCCAAGCTCTTGGTCAACTTGCTGGCATCTGACAAGTCCATTTCTTTTGAGGGATGTGTGGTTCAACTGGCCTTCTTTGTATTGTTTGTGACAACTGAGAGCTTCCTACTAGCctccatggcctatgaccgcttcaTGGCCATCTGTCAACCCCTCCATTATAGTTCTCTCATGACCAAGGGGTCATGTATCCAGTTGGTGGCTGCTTCCTACGCATTTGGTGGCATCAATTCCACTATTCAGACTGGGAACGTCTTTGCTTTACCTTTCTGTGGGTCAAACCAGGTACCACACTACTTCTGTGACATCCCACCCCTTCTCCACCTAGTATGTGCCAACACAACCACAGCAGAAATGGTCCTCTATGTCTTCTCCGCTCTGAATACCTTTCTGCCAGCCACAGTCATTCTTACCTCCTACAGCTTGGTCTGGGTGGCCATTGGCAGGATGCGCTCAGCAGCTGGGCGCAAGAAGGCCCTCTCCACATGTGCCTCACACTTCCTGGCCATTGCCATTTTCTATGGCACTGTGATTTTCACCTATGTCCAACCCCATGGATCCTCTAGTGATTCCAATGGACAAGTCGTATCTGTCTTTTACACCATAATAATTCCAATGCTCAATCCCTTCATCTATAGCCTCCGCAACAAGGAGGTAAAAGATGCCCTGCAGAGGAAGCTCCACGTCAACAACTCTCCCTGCTGA